The following proteins are encoded in a genomic region of Triticum dicoccoides isolate Atlit2015 ecotype Zavitan chromosome 1B, WEW_v2.0, whole genome shotgun sequence:
- the LOC119340771 gene encoding thiamine pyrophosphokinase 3-like isoform X1 has product MEPHHPRRAPTAAMDPPSRPAMSHSSAFLLPSSATPAASADAYAVVVLNQRLPRFAPLLWDRAQVRVCADGGANRVFDGMPELLPGHDPDDVRSRYKPDVIKGDMDSVRPEVKEYYSNLGTKIADQSHDQDTTDLHKCVAFITDNSPGSDKSNLCILVLGALGGRFDHEMGNINVLHLFPNIKIVLLSDDCLIFLLPRTHTHNIHIERSVEGPHCGLIPVGAPSTSTTTTGLRWNLDNTHMSFGGLISTSNIVDEDQVMVTSDSDLIWTISLRH; this is encoded by the exons ATGGAGCCACATCACCCTCGGCGCGCTCCGACGGCCGCCATGGATCCCCCGTCCAGGCCGGCGATGTCCCActcctccgccttcctcctcccctcctccgcaACCCCAGCCGCCTCAGCGGACGCGTACGCGGTCGTCGTCCTCAACCAGCGCCTGCCCCGCTTCGCCCCTCTCCTCTGGGACCGCG CGCAGGTGCGGGTGTGCGCCGACGGGGGCGCTAATCGCGTGTTCGATGGCATGCCGGAGCTGCTCCCCGGCCACGACCCCGACGATGTGCGCTCCAG ATACAAACCAGATGTAATCAAAGGGGATATGGATTCAGTGCGACCAGAAGTGAAGGAATATTATTCCAATTTG GGTACCAAAATAGCTGATCAATCACACGATCAGGACACCACCGACTTGCACAAATGTGTAGCATTTATCACTGACAATTCTCCTGGCTCAGACAAATCGAAT CTATGCATCCTTGTCCTCGGAGCACTAGGAGGTAGGTTTGATCACGAGATGGGAAACATCAATGTACTCCATCTCTTCCCAAACATTAAGATCGTCCTCCTATCAGATGATTGCCTGATCTTTCTGCTCCCAAGAACGCACACTCACAACATCCACATTGAACGGTCAGTTGAGGGCCCCCACTGTGGGTTGATTCCCGTTGGCGCACCTTCGACTAGCACCACGACCACCGGGCTCCGGTGGAATTTAG ATAATACTCATATGAGCTTCGGTGGATTGATTAGCACATCGAACATCGTTGATGAGGACCAGGTTATGGTCACTTCAGATTCTGACCTGATCTGGACAATATCGCTCCGGCACTGA
- the LOC119340771 gene encoding thiamine pyrophosphokinase 3-like isoform X2 translates to MEPHHPRRAPTAAMDPPSRPAMSHSSAFLLPSSATPAASADAYAVVVLNQRLPRFAPLLWDRAQVRVCADGGANRVFDGMPELLPGHDPDDVRSRYKPDVIKGDMDSVRPEVKEYYSNLGTKIADQSHDQDTTDLHKCVAFITDNSPGSDKSNLCILVLGALGDDCLIFLLPRTHTHNIHIERSVEGPHCGLIPVGAPSTSTTTTGLRWNLDNTHMSFGGLISTSNIVDEDQVMVTSDSDLIWTISLRH, encoded by the exons ATGGAGCCACATCACCCTCGGCGCGCTCCGACGGCCGCCATGGATCCCCCGTCCAGGCCGGCGATGTCCCActcctccgccttcctcctcccctcctccgcaACCCCAGCCGCCTCAGCGGACGCGTACGCGGTCGTCGTCCTCAACCAGCGCCTGCCCCGCTTCGCCCCTCTCCTCTGGGACCGCG CGCAGGTGCGGGTGTGCGCCGACGGGGGCGCTAATCGCGTGTTCGATGGCATGCCGGAGCTGCTCCCCGGCCACGACCCCGACGATGTGCGCTCCAG ATACAAACCAGATGTAATCAAAGGGGATATGGATTCAGTGCGACCAGAAGTGAAGGAATATTATTCCAATTTG GGTACCAAAATAGCTGATCAATCACACGATCAGGACACCACCGACTTGCACAAATGTGTAGCATTTATCACTGACAATTCTCCTGGCTCAGACAAATCGAAT CTATGCATCCTTGTCCTCGGAGCACTAGGAG ATGATTGCCTGATCTTTCTGCTCCCAAGAACGCACACTCACAACATCCACATTGAACGGTCAGTTGAGGGCCCCCACTGTGGGTTGATTCCCGTTGGCGCACCTTCGACTAGCACCACGACCACCGGGCTCCGGTGGAATTTAG ATAATACTCATATGAGCTTCGGTGGATTGATTAGCACATCGAACATCGTTGATGAGGACCAGGTTATGGTCACTTCAGATTCTGACCTGATCTGGACAATATCGCTCCGGCACTGA